One Methanocaldococcus villosus KIN24-T80 genomic window carries:
- a CDS encoding glycosyltransferase family 9 protein, which produces MNIISILRSIDRYIGNLIILFLSIFKTRIHKNLVNVNPKSILIIRLWTLGESLLTLPMIKRLKEEGYNISILVTKRSKGVFENIDFVDEIIDLKNFWKILKNFKKYDVVIDTEPYLNISAILGWFLGKYVIGFDGLFRSKIYDFKIKYNDKIHAVYNFCNLLKPLGIEYKPKRLVPLKYNKKDIDKVENLLKKYNLNNKKLIGIHCGTAETAPWRSWKKEKFAKLIEKLVENGFYIILTGSKNDYGINEEILSLIDKKYKNKVLNFAGKTNLGEFAYLLKKFEIFISNDTGPMHLSAAMGTKTIGLFGPNLPERFAPFGEKNIAIYKAKDLDCSPCINVHKGEFKKCKLNGKCMDMIEVKDVLDEIRRG; this is translated from the coding sequence ATGAATATAATTTCAATATTAAGAAGTATTGATAGATATATTGGAAATTTAATAATATTATTTTTATCAATTTTTAAAACCAGAATACATAAAAATTTAGTAAATGTAAATCCAAAAAGTATTTTAATTATTAGATTATGGACTTTAGGAGAGAGTCTATTAACTCTTCCAATGATAAAAAGGTTAAAAGAAGAAGGTTATAACATTTCTATTTTAGTAACAAAGAGAAGTAAGGGTGTTTTTGAAAATATTGATTTTGTTGATGAGATAATTGATTTAAAAAATTTTTGGAAGATTTTAAAGAATTTTAAAAAATATGATGTAGTTATTGATACAGAACCCTATCTTAACATTTCAGCTATATTGGGTTGGTTTTTAGGTAAGTATGTTATTGGGTTCGACGGACTTTTTAGGAGTAAGATTTACGATTTTAAGATCAAATATAATGATAAAATACATGCTGTTTACAATTTTTGTAATTTATTAAAACCATTAGGTATAGAGTATAAACCAAAAAGATTAGTTCCTTTAAAGTATAATAAAAAAGATATTGACAAAGTAGAAAATTTATTAAAAAAATATAATTTAAATAATAAAAAATTAATTGGCATTCATTGTGGGACTGCTGAAACTGCTCCTTGGAGAAGTTGGAAAAAGGAAAAATTTGCAAAATTAATTGAAAAATTAGTTGAAAATGGTTTTTATATTATTTTAACTGGAAGTAAAAATGACTATGGCATAAATGAAGAAATACTAAGCTTGATAGATAAAAAATATAAAAATAAAGTCTTAAATTTTGCAGGAAAAACTAACTTAGGAGAATTTGCCTACTTATTAAAGAAGTTTGAAATTTTTATTTCCAATGATACAGGACCTATGCATCTAAGTGCTGCAATGGGGACTAAAACTATAGGTTTATTTGGCCCTAACTTACCAGAAAGATTTGCACCTTTTGGAGAGAAAAATATAGCAATCTATAAAGCTAAAGATTTAGATTGTTCTCCATGCATAAATGTTCATAAAGGAGAATTTAAAAAATGTAAGTTAAATGGGAAATGTATGGATATGATAGAGGTTAAAGATGTTTTGGATGAAATAAGAAGGGGATAA
- a CDS encoding D-glycero-alpha-D-manno-heptose-1,7-bisphosphate 7-phosphatase yields the protein MNRAIFLDRDGVINKRLIGDYVKKIEEFELLPKVREALIEFKNMGYLLIVVTNQQGIAKGIMTEEDLKVVHNYMLKLLPEIDDIFYCPHLDGTCNCRKPKNGMLLKAKEKWNIDFSRSWMIGDSESDIICGKSVGCKTIRILYDNEKTEADFIAKDLYDCVKIIKNEKTK from the coding sequence TTGAATAGGGCAATATTTCTTGATAGAGATGGGGTTATTAATAAAAGATTAATTGGAGATTATGTTAAAAAAATAGAGGAGTTTGAATTACTACCAAAAGTTAGAGAAGCGTTAATTGAATTTAAAAATATGGGTTATTTGTTAATAGTTGTAACCAATCAGCAAGGGATTGCTAAGGGCATTATGACAGAGGAAGATTTAAAAGTTGTTCATAATTATATGCTTAAGTTATTGCCTGAAATTGATGATATCTTTTATTGTCCTCATTTGGATGGGACTTGTAATTGCAGAAAACCAAAGAATGGCATGCTTTTAAAAGCCAAGGAAAAATGGAATATTGACTTTAGTAGAAGTTGGATGATTGGAGATAGTGAGAGTGACATAATTTGTGGAAAGAGTGTTGGATGTAAAACAATAAGGATTTTATATGATAATGAAAAAACTGAGGCTGATTTTATTGCAAAAGATTTATATGACTGTGTTAAGATTATAAAGAATGAAAAAACAAAATAG
- a CDS encoding bifunctional heptose 7-phosphate kinase/heptose 1-phosphate adenyltransferase, with the protein MIVVLGEVMLDKYTYGNVERISPEAPVPVLNAIEEKYTLGGAGNVANNIASLKHDVFLISIINRDEFGKCIEKLCNENGIKYYFISDGRPTIVKHRFVAIGYNQQLLRVDYEKIYPINEEISNKILDKIKRLNSKSNILIISDYAKGLITKELMEKIKKEFKGKILVDPKPKNIEFYKDVYLIKPNLKETSQIIGREIENKDNIIEKIGLELVEEFNSNFVITRSEKGSTLVTLNGEVYHISTKVKEVHDVSGAGDTFIAVLAYALDKGYDLVDAVKLANKASSIVVGKVGTATISLDELFNDK; encoded by the coding sequence ATGATAGTGGTTTTAGGAGAGGTGATGCTCGATAAATACACATATGGAAATGTTGAAAGAATAAGCCCTGAAGCACCAGTTCCAGTATTAAATGCGATTGAAGAAAAATATACACTTGGAGGAGCAGGAAACGTTGCAAATAATATTGCCTCTTTAAAGCATGATGTATTTTTAATAAGCATCATTAATAGAGATGAATTTGGGAAGTGTATTGAAAAACTGTGTAATGAAAATGGCATCAAATATTATTTTATATCAGATGGGAGGCCTACAATAGTGAAGCATAGATTTGTAGCTATCGGGTACAATCAACAACTTCTTAGGGTGGATTATGAAAAAATATATCCAATAAATGAAGAAATTTCAAACAAAATTTTAGATAAAATTAAAAGACTCAACAGTAAATCAAATATATTGATAATTTCCGATTATGCAAAAGGCCTCATAACAAAAGAACTTATGGAAAAAATTAAAAAAGAATTTAAAGGGAAAATTCTAGTAGATCCTAAACCAAAAAACATAGAATTTTATAAGGACGTTTATTTAATAAAACCAAATCTAAAAGAGACTTCCCAAATTATTGGAAGAGAGATAGAAAACAAAGATAATATCATAGAAAAGATAGGTTTGGAGTTGGTTGAGGAATTTAACTCAAATTTCGTCATCACAAGAAGTGAAAAGGGTTCTACATTGGTAACTCTTAATGGAGAAGTCTACCACATCTCTACAAAGGTTAAAGAAGTTCATGATGTTTCGGGAGCAGGGGATACATTTATTGCTGTTTTGGCTTATGCTTTAGACAAAGGTTATGATTTAGTTGATGCGGTTAAATTGGCAAATAAAGCAAGTTCAATTGTTGTTGGAAAGGTTGGAACTGCAACAATTAGCTTAGATGAGTTGTTTAATGATAAGTAA
- the rfaE2 gene encoding D-glycero-beta-D-manno-heptose 1-phosphate adenylyltransferase: MIIKNRTLLKDIIRELKSQNLKIVFTNGCFDIIHRGHVEYLNKAKKLGDVLIVGINSDESIKKIKGEKRPIIPLYSRAYVLDNLKPVDFVVPFDEDSPIELIKIIKPHIHVKGGDYKEEDLPEAEVVKSYGGEVKIIPLIEGFSTTNIIEWILERYR, from the coding sequence ATGATAATTAAAAATAGAACATTGTTAAAAGACATAATTAGAGAGTTAAAAAGCCAAAATTTAAAAATAGTCTTTACAAATGGATGTTTTGATATAATTCATAGGGGGCATGTAGAGTATTTAAATAAAGCAAAAAAATTAGGAGATGTTTTGATAGTAGGAATAAATTCAGATGAATCTATTAAAAAAATAAAAGGAGAAAAACGCCCTATAATCCCACTATACTCAAGGGCTTATGTTTTGGATAATCTAAAACCAGTAGATTTTGTAGTCCCTTTTGATGAAGACAGCCCAATTGAATTGATAAAAATAATAAAACCCCACATCCATGTAAAAGGTGGGGATTACAAAGAGGAAGATTTACCAGAGGCAGAGGTTGTTAAAAGTTACGGTGGGGAAGTAAAAATAATCCCACTAATTGAGGGTTTTTCAACAACAAATATAATAGAATGGATCTTAGAAAGATATAGGTGA
- the gmhA gene encoding D-sedoheptulose 7-phosphate isomerase, which produces MKEYFEESAKVKLKFIEENEENLKKSIEIIVRVLKNGNKILICGNGGSAADAQHFAAEIVGRFKLERKGLPAIALTTDTSILTAIGNDYGFEMIFERQVEALGKKGDVLVGISTSGNSKNVIRAVNKAKEMGIYTIGLLGKGGGKLKDIVDLALVVPSNDTARIQECHLTIYHVICEEVEKRLFM; this is translated from the coding sequence ATGAAAGAGTATTTTGAAGAAAGTGCAAAGGTTAAGTTAAAATTTATTGAAGAAAATGAAGAAAATTTAAAAAAATCCATTGAAATAATAGTAAGAGTATTAAAAAATGGTAATAAAATCTTAATTTGTGGAAATGGAGGTAGTGCAGCAGATGCTCAGCACTTTGCTGCCGAGATTGTTGGAAGGTTCAAGTTAGAAAGAAAAGGATTGCCTGCAATTGCATTAACAACAGACACATCTATTTTAACAGCAATTGGAAATGATTATGGGTTTGAGATGATTTTTGAGAGACAAGTTGAGGCATTGGGTAAAAAGGGTGATGTTTTAGTTGGAATATCTACAAGTGGGAATTCAAAGAATGTTATAAGAGCGGTCAATAAAGCCAAAGAAATGGGCATTTATACAATTGGTTTGTTGGGAAAAGGAGGGGGTAAGTTAAAAGATATTGTTGATTTGGCATTGGTAGTTCCATCTAATGATACAGCAAGGATACAAGAATGCCATTTAACAATATACCATGTGATTTGTGAAGAAGTTGAGAAAAGATTGTTCATGTAG
- a CDS encoding HFX_2341 family transcriptional regulator domain-containing protein, translated as MNKLNKIRGGVHIAVQGYEVDRITEVPIKRRAEKVYLICMPDEEDSERGKAFKNMIKERFEKNKIDYEILEANIFNLDEIVKKIKYAINKERKEFEEVKFYINVSSGSTIGCIAGITCAMILNRENSKIIPYYVIPKKLLDSLSDEECEKLREEYKYLPRSFGVKDVVLIYPFNISLPKEELLIFLKFINRAGDRGLTIKELSILTREEFLDVNLNNEESIMRLIKAVEHIDSDPSRIRIKRYRRTIQKLLEIVEDDKEELNKIVNWRNRTKFSENKTPQSDLVWVNKNVIEKLKEFELIVDEKIGRSRYIKVNEKGKMLLNYI; from the coding sequence ATGAATAAGTTAAATAAAATCAGAGGAGGAGTTCATATAGCAGTTCAAGGATATGAAGTTGATAGAATCACTGAAGTTCCAATTAAAAGAAGGGCTGAAAAAGTTTATTTAATTTGTATGCCAGATGAAGAAGATTCAGAAAGGGGAAAAGCATTTAAAAATATGATTAAAGAGAGATTTGAGAAAAATAAAATTGATTATGAAATCCTTGAGGCTAATATATTTAATTTAGATGAAATTGTTAAGAAAATAAAATATGCAATAAATAAAGAAAGAAAGGAATTTGAAGAGGTTAAATTTTATATAAATGTCTCCTCTGGCTCTACAATTGGATGCATTGCTGGAATAACATGTGCAATGATTTTAAATAGAGAAAACTCAAAAATAATTCCATATTATGTAATTCCAAAAAAACTATTAGATAGTTTGAGTGATGAAGAATGTGAAAAGTTGAGGGAAGAGTATAAATATCTCCCAAGAAGTTTTGGAGTTAAAGATGTAGTGTTAATTTACCCATTTAATATAAGCCTCCCAAAGGAAGAGTTGTTGATATTTTTAAAATTCATTAATAGGGCAGGAGATAGGGGATTAACTATAAAGGAGTTAAGCATCTTAACAAGGGAAGAGTTTTTAGATGTAAATTTAAATAATGAAGAGAGTATAATGAGATTAATTAAAGCTGTTGAACATATAGACTCAGATCCATCAAGAATTAGAATTAAGAGATATAGAAGAACTATTCAAAAATTATTAGAGATAGTTGAGGATGATAAAGAGGAGCTAAATAAGATTGTCAATTGGAGAAATAGAACAAAATTCTCAGAAAATAAAACTCCACAAAGTGATCTTGTCTGGGTTAATAAGAATGTTATAGAAAAACTTAAGGAATTTGAGTTAATAGTGGATGAGAAAATAGGAAGGTCAAGATATATTAAAGTAAATGAGAAAGGGAAAATGTTGCTAAATTATATTTAA
- a CDS encoding gamma-glutamylcyclotransferase family protein produces MQYIFVYGTLRRGFWNNKLLKNSKFIGKGRTKEKYAMYADIIPYVVEDEKVSHIVGEVYEVDEEILKKIDALEDHPHCYRRKKVPIILENGEEIEAWLYFYPEPYGILVKSGDYKDYYEG; encoded by the coding sequence ATGCAATATATCTTCGTCTATGGAACTTTAAGGAGAGGTTTTTGGAATAATAAGTTATTAAAAAACTCAAAATTCATTGGAAAAGGTAGAACTAAAGAAAAATATGCTATGTATGCTGATATAATCCCCTATGTTGTGGAAGATGAGAAGGTGTCTCATATAGTTGGGGAGGTTTATGAGGTTGATGAAGAGATCTTAAAAAAGATAGATGCTCTTGAAGATCATCCTCATTGCTATAGAAGAAAGAAAGTCCCAATAATCTTAGAAAATGGGGAAGAGATAGAGGCTTGGCTATACTTCTATCCTGAACCTTATGGAATTTTAGTAAAATCTGGGGATTATAAAGATTACTATGAGGGGTAA
- a CDS encoding class II glutamine amidotransferase produces MCELLGICFNKKVNVRLSLNSFKQRSDMHPNGWGIAFYPDEFVRVIKEPIKMNDALLANCIRWINIKSKIFIAHIRKASAGKVSYVNTHPFVRKLDDKEIVFAHNGTLYDYWDLELDEFYPIGETDSEYAFCYLLSQIKNNKINYGEGFDALLDILYEINSCGPFNCLFSDGEYLFAYKDYEGKRDLYFLKRTPPYKPIKLIDEDYTVNLGDIKNPKEEGFIIATNPLTNENWQHFKNGELIVFKNWEMIYSNKRLSDLELKILKILRESPHRVSLRDIIKNLNDLPKNIEYDESVVKIGIRSLLDKEYIKQDGRDTVNWDDLEATFYTKPKRRAEIDKKLKELRWL; encoded by the coding sequence ATGTGTGAATTATTGGGAATTTGTTTTAATAAGAAAGTTAATGTTAGATTATCTCTGAATAGCTTTAAGCAGAGAAGTGATATGCACCCAAATGGTTGGGGGATTGCATTCTATCCAGATGAGTTTGTTAGAGTAATAAAAGAGCCAATTAAAATGAATGATGCTTTATTGGCTAATTGTATTAGATGGATTAATATAAAATCAAAGATATTCATTGCCCATATAAGGAAAGCTAGTGCTGGAAAAGTGTCTTATGTCAATACACATCCATTTGTTAGAAAACTAGATGATAAAGAAATAGTTTTTGCCCATAATGGCACTTTATATGATTATTGGGATTTAGAACTTGATGAATTCTACCCAATCGGAGAAACAGATTCAGAATATGCATTCTGCTATTTGTTGTCCCAAATTAAAAATAATAAAATTAATTATGGAGAAGGATTTGACGCTCTATTAGATATACTTTATGAGATTAACTCTTGTGGTCCATTTAATTGCCTGTTTTCTGATGGGGAATATTTGTTTGCTTATAAAGATTATGAAGGAAAAAGAGATTTATATTTCTTAAAGAGAACACCACCATATAAACCAATTAAATTAATAGATGAAGATTATACTGTAAATTTAGGGGATATAAAAAATCCAAAAGAAGAAGGATTCATAATAGCAACAAATCCACTAACTAATGAAAATTGGCAACATTTTAAGAATGGGGAGCTTATAGTGTTTAAAAATTGGGAAATGATTTATTCCAATAAGAGATTGAGTGATTTGGAATTGAAAATATTAAAGATTCTTAGAGAAAGTCCACACAGGGTTAGTTTAAGAGATATTATTAAAAATCTTAATGATTTACCTAAAAATATTGAGTATGATGAGTCTGTTGTAAAAATTGGGATTAGAAGTTTGTTAGATAAAGAGTATATTAAGCAAGATGGTAGAGATACTGTTAATTGGGATGATTTGGAGGCAACATTTTATACTAAACCAAAGAGGAGGGCAGAGATTGATAAAAAACTTAAGGAGTTGAGATGGTTATAA
- a CDS encoding McrB family protein gives MKKIKKSVKSIDLFKSPILKSYLNSESVNNELIRKLLKEIVLKTNNDNFNNMIDNFGNKIKEILNNSEIKEVGTTILSILATILNYKCYMPIHKKTVSEALRKDININIFWGIHCKNIEDFKQFMKTTNKIREELGIDSMLEVAYYLSKFEGGENMTVKVIENKIPELEKRLRLWKNFVNFVGKRYLPHYDLTSESNWLKIIEKIKNIVEKLEVGEENTEELIKKLFIYQDKDCGWKLIFAGGNVGVFKGFISNAPEEQLKKFVDIIIEVKNSNEFKDEWINKTYNLICEFNRQGVENYGESKLKKQLYNIFGELYGKLHIEREPIMNTCSRNILKEFYDFGEYNYNEFKEAFEMLKQKYKEIVGKLSEFSNGFINLEIDIMFNFFDKTKVWLLAPGKNAKYLEEFYKNNKIFIGWGDIGNLSKQDLNNPDDIKKLIMEKYSEEYNKEPRAAHKMLFDFYKNMNIGDIVVLRRGLKEVVGICKITGDYKYLTTDVPSDYNHSRNVEFIWFSKKGVKLDFSFTQSDTLQKIDNWDTFIKIFEKILNEDSDKVKNSEENIISKELKEKIDKILEKKGQIILYGVPGTGKTYSALKYVEGKGYYKFITFHQSYSYEDFIEGFKPKTTEDGNITYEVEDGIFKRLCILAIWEVLKDKEDIKKEIDLDRLLDKALKEFEDRYPVGSVLKTKMGKEFEIIDYKYEEDRIKSIKIKIESKNEKSLDKSDLEEIFKKALIEGYEIKGPGDIKKIKDTGLNSYYFAMYSELKEIINNIGYIQDENSQYKLSYDEIKEKVIKKLKEHEETKNVFKKEDFQNAKKYYLIIDEINRGNISNILGELITLLEKDKRLSEDNEIIVELPYSKELFAVPPNLYIIGTMNTADRSIALLDIALRRRFGFLEIEPNYDLINKEIEGINLKKLLESLNEKLMKLKDRDHRIGHSYFLNIKDLEDLEFVWYHEIIPLLEEYFYGDVDGLKEVLKDFIEKKENSYEIKRLTGEEFKNAINKI, from the coding sequence TTGAAAAAAATCAAAAAATCAGTTAAAAGTATAGATTTATTTAAAAGTCCAATACTAAAATCGTATTTAAATTCTGAGTCTGTCAATAATGAATTAATCAGAAAATTACTAAAAGAAATTGTTCTTAAGACAAATAATGATAATTTCAATAATATGATAGATAATTTTGGAAATAAAATTAAAGAAATACTTAATAATAGTGAAATTAAAGAAGTTGGAACTACCATATTATCAATTTTAGCAACAATTTTGAATTATAAGTGTTATATGCCCATCCATAAAAAAACTGTTTCAGAAGCTCTTAGAAAAGATATTAACATAAATATATTTTGGGGAATACATTGTAAAAATATAGAAGATTTTAAGCAATTTATGAAAACTACTAATAAAATTAGAGAAGAGCTTGGAATTGATTCAATGCTTGAAGTTGCTTATTATTTATCAAAATTTGAGGGAGGTGAGAACATGACAGTTAAAGTTATAGAAAATAAAATACCAGAATTAGAAAAAAGGTTAAGACTTTGGAAAAACTTTGTTAATTTTGTAGGTAAAAGGTATCTACCACATTATGACTTAACTTCTGAATCTAATTGGTTAAAGATTATAGAAAAAATCAAAAACATTGTTGAAAAACTGGAAGTTGGTGAGGAAAATACAGAGGAACTTATTAAAAAATTGTTCATTTACCAAGATAAAGATTGTGGATGGAAATTAATATTTGCGGGCGGAAATGTTGGAGTATTTAAGGGGTTTATAAGCAACGCACCCGAAGAACAACTTAAAAAATTTGTAGATATTATTATTGAAGTAAAAAACTCTAATGAATTCAAAGATGAATGGATAAATAAAACATACAATTTAATTTGCGAATTTAATAGACAAGGGGTTGAAAATTATGGGGAGTCAAAATTAAAAAAACAATTATACAATATCTTTGGTGAATTATACGGAAAATTGCATATTGAAAGAGAACCAATTATGAATACTTGTTCTCGAAACATTTTAAAAGAGTTTTATGACTTTGGGGAATATAATTACAATGAATTTAAAGAAGCATTTGAAATGTTAAAGCAAAAATATAAAGAAATTGTAGGAAAATTATCAGAATTTTCAAATGGGTTTATAAATTTAGAAATCGACATAATGTTTAACTTCTTTGATAAAACAAAAGTTTGGCTATTGGCTCCTGGAAAAAATGCAAAATACTTAGAGGAATTTTATAAAAATAATAAAATATTCATTGGTTGGGGAGATATTGGAAATTTATCCAAGCAAGATTTAAATAACCCAGACGATATTAAAAAACTTATAATGGAAAAATATAGTGAAGAATATAACAAAGAACCAAGAGCAGCACATAAGATGTTATTTGACTTTTACAAAAATATGAATATAGGAGATATTGTTGTCTTAAGACGAGGTTTAAAGGAAGTTGTTGGGATTTGTAAAATAACTGGAGATTATAAATATTTAACTACTGATGTGCCCTCAGACTATAATCATTCAAGAAATGTAGAATTCATTTGGTTTAGTAAAAAAGGAGTTAAATTAGATTTTTCATTTACTCAAAGTGATACTCTACAAAAAATTGATAATTGGGATACATTTATAAAGATTTTTGAGAAAATATTAAATGAAGATAGTGATAAGGTCAAAAATAGTGAAGAAAATATTATTTCAAAAGAACTAAAAGAAAAAATAGACAAAATCTTAGAGAAAAAGGGGCAAATAATATTATATGGAGTTCCAGGGACAGGGAAAACATATTCAGCTTTAAAATATGTAGAGGGTAAAGGATATTATAAATTTATAACTTTCCATCAATCTTACTCCTATGAAGATTTTATAGAAGGATTTAAGCCAAAAACAACTGAAGATGGAAATATAACTTATGAAGTAGAGGATGGAATATTTAAAAGATTATGTATTTTAGCAATTTGGGAAGTTTTGAAAGATAAAGAAGATATTAAAAAGGAAATAGATTTAGATAGGTTGTTAGATAAAGCTTTAAAGGAATTTGAGGACAGATATCCTGTTGGTAGTGTATTAAAAACTAAAATGGGTAAAGAATTTGAGATAATAGACTATAAGTATGAAGAAGACAGAATAAAAAGTATAAAAATAAAAATAGAAAGTAAAAACGAAAAATCTTTGGATAAATCAGATTTGGAGGAGATATTTAAAAAGGCCTTAATTGAAGGTTATGAAATTAAAGGACCGGGAGATATTAAAAAAATTAAAGATACTGGATTAAATTCTTACTACTTTGCTATGTATAGTGAACTAAAAGAAATAATTAATAATATTGGCTATATTCAAGATGAAAACTCTCAATACAAATTAAGCTATGATGAAATAAAAGAAAAAGTCATTAAAAAACTTAAAGAGCATGAAGAAACAAAAAATGTCTTTAAAAAAGAAGATTTCCAAAATGCTAAAAAATACTACCTAATAATAGATGAAATAAACAGAGGGAATATCTCTAATATCTTAGGGGAGTTAATAACTCTCTTAGAGAAAGATAAGAGACTAAGTGAAGACAATGAAATTATTGTTGAGCTACCTTATTCAAAAGAGCTTTTTGCAGTCCCTCCAAATCTCTATATAATTGGGACTATGAACACTGCAGATAGGAGTATAGCATTATTAGATATTGCTTTGAGGAGAAGGTTTGGATTTTTGGAAATTGAGCCAAATTATGATTTAATAAATAAAGAAATTGAAGGAATTAATTTAAAAAAGTTATTAGAATCTCTAAATGAAAAACTCATGAAATTAAAAGATAGAGATCATAGAATAGGGCATTCATATTTTTTAAATATTAAAGATCTTGAAGACTTAGAGTTTGTTTGGTATCATGAAATTATCCCACTATTGGAGGAGTATTTCTATGGAGATGTTGATGGATTAAAAGAAGTTCTTAAAGATTTTATTGAGAAAAAGGAAAACTCTTATGAAATAAAAAGGTTAAC